In the genome of Candidatus Cloacimonadota bacterium, one region contains:
- a CDS encoding 50S ribosomal protein L13, whose product MEVIDAKNTILGRMATEVAKKAMSGEEIAIINSEFAVISGKKEDIFKKYLERKQRGTPQHGPFFPSSPDQIVRRTIRGMLPYKTKKGKEAFRRIKTYVGIPEKYKNMECRKIGKQIDKLKCNFVFIHELSKFLNGKK is encoded by the coding sequence ATGGAAGTTATAGACGCAAAAAACACTATTCTTGGAAGAATGGCAACAGAAGTTGCAAAAAAAGCCATGAGTGGAGAGGAAATTGCAATTATAAATTCCGAGTTTGCAGTAATTTCCGGAAAAAAGGAAGACATATTTAAAAAATATCTGGAGAGAAAGCAGAGAGGAACTCCGCAGCACGGACCATTTTTTCCTTCAAGCCCGGACCAAATTGTTAGAAGAACGATCAGGGGAATGCTTCCCTACAAGACAAAAAAAGGAAAGGAAGCTTTCAGAAGAATAAAAACCTATGTTGGAATTCCAGAAAAATATAAAAATATGGAATGCAGGAAAATTGGAAAACAGATTGACAAATTAAAATGTAATTTTGTCTTTATTCACGAATTAAGTAAATTTTTAAATGGTAAAAAATAA
- a CDS encoding HD domain-containing protein, producing MNELLKLADKIEDGELREKTTNLLKEIKLSNKNLNYKQIKLEECPGGYKGFEHHMEKGGLIRHTRNVTELSIKIADFIDQKYCKINKDYVIAGALLHDLMRVFDFKKKGRNYELVGKLISHEELIGCELYARNFPEEVIHIVLNHLKLEGLILEAMIVHFADTIDAYTDAYLKELLKETLNAEI from the coding sequence ATGAATGAGTTGCTTAAATTGGCTGACAAAATTGAGGATGGGGAATTGAGGGAAAAAACCACAAATTTGCTCAAAGAAATCAAATTGAGTAATAAAAATTTGAATTATAAGCAAATCAAATTGGAGGAATGTCCTGGTGGATATAAAGGATTTGAACATCACATGGAGAAGGGAGGATTAATAAGGCATACGAGAAATGTTACAGAGCTGTCGATAAAAATTGCCGATTTCATTGATCAAAAATATTGCAAAATAAACAAAGATTATGTAATTGCCGGAGCATTGCTTCACGATTTGATGAGGGTTTTTGACTTCAAAAAAAAGGGAAGAAATTATGAACTGGTCGGAAAATTAATTAGTCATGAAGAGTTGATTGGTTGCGAATTGTATGCGAGAAATTTTCCCGAAGAAGTTATTCACATTGTTTTAAACCATTTGAAATTGGAGGGATTGATTCTGGAAGCGATGATCGTGCATTTTGCCGATACAATTGATGCTTACACAGATGCTTATTTAAAGGAATTACTAAAGGAAACCTTAAATGCTGAAATATGA
- a CDS encoding DHH family phosphoesterase — translation MKEEAVEFLKNLGEEVKIISHKDVDGICALVILINFLRKKGIKYTYELKEVPLKEVEKAKTMIFLDISLDNALKFISENSLIIDHHQFNKKPKMPFYNPREKDPKSYIPASYLVYEVCSELENMEETKWIAAVGVIGDKGDENSEFCRKFVDNFENREELDLISDYIFSATLVEHDKEYKILDILLNAKSSKEVVQNPYLKECYNIIQNEISKSNNKIEKEGNIIFVEVISPYNIKSIIATQILEKNKDAIVVAYSVFEDSCNISIRTNTEINLGEIAKKVAEFCGGDGGGHRKAAGARIKRDKIEIFKEEFISEVEKFKNQCIG, via the coding sequence ATGAAAGAGGAAGCGGTAGAATTTCTTAAAAATCTAGGAGAAGAAGTTAAAATTATATCTCATAAGGATGTCGATGGAATCTGTGCTCTGGTAATTTTGATAAATTTTCTGAGAAAGAAGGGAATAAAATATACTTATGAATTAAAAGAAGTTCCTCTGAAAGAAGTAGAAAAAGCTAAAACAATGATTTTTCTTGATATCAGTCTAGATAATGCCTTAAAATTTATATCGGAGAACAGTTTAATAATAGATCATCATCAGTTTAATAAAAAACCGAAAATGCCTTTTTACAATCCAAGAGAAAAAGATCCAAAAAGTTATATTCCCGCTTCATATCTCGTTTACGAAGTTTGCTCCGAACTTGAGAATATGGAAGAAACAAAATGGATCGCAGCCGTTGGCGTAATTGGAGATAAAGGAGATGAGAATTCTGAATTTTGCAGAAAATTTGTTGACAATTTTGAAAACAGGGAAGAATTGGATTTAATTTCTGATTATATTTTCTCCGCCACTCTGGTAGAACATGATAAAGAATATAAAATATTGGATATATTGCTGAATGCAAAATCAAGCAAAGAAGTTGTCCAGAATCCTTATTTAAAAGAATGTTACAACATTATACAAAACGAAATTTCAAAATCAAATAATAAAATAGAGAAAGAAGGAAACATTATTTTTGTAGAAGTAATTTCGCCTTATAACATAAAATCAATTATTGCAACCCAGATTTTGGAAAAAAACAAAGATGCGATTGTCGTTGCTTATTCTGTTTTTGAAGATTCCTGCAATATCAGTATCAGGACAAACACAGAAATAAATCTCGGAGAGATCGCAAAAAAAGTCGCCGAATTTTGTGGCGGAGATGGGGGAGGTCACAGAAAAGCGGCGGGAGCAAGAATAAAAAGAGATAAAATTGAAATTTTCAAGGAGGAATTTATTTCTGAAGTTGAAAAATTTAAAAATCAATGCATTGGATAA
- a CDS encoding DUF167 domain-containing protein translates to MKRDIIVIPNSKKSEVKENGILIVKVKSKPENNKANSEVVKVLSKHFGKKIKIIKGFKSKRKSIEIY, encoded by the coding sequence ATGAAGAGGGATATTATTGTAATTCCGAACTCAAAAAAATCCGAAGTAAAAGAAAACGGAATTCTGATTGTGAAAGTCAAATCAAAACCGGAAAATAACAAGGCCAATTCAGAGGTTGTGAAAGTGCTCTCAAAACACTTCGGAAAAAAGATTAAAATAATCAAAGGATTTAAGAGCAAAAGAAAATCTATTGAAATATACTGA